From Brassica oleracea var. oleracea cultivar TO1000 chromosome C3, BOL, whole genome shotgun sequence, a single genomic window includes:
- the LOC106331156 gene encoding ATPase 2, plasma membrane-type-like has product MSLEDIKNETVDLKFMYPIQRLKYRDGIDNLLVLLIGGIPIAMPTVLSVTMAIGSHRLSQQGAITKRMTAIEEMAGMDVLCSDKTGTLTLNKLSVDKNLVEVFCKGVEKDQVLLFAAMASRIENQDAIDAAMVGMLADPKEARAGIREVHFLPFNPVDKRTALTYIDSSGSWHRVSKGAPEQILELAKANSDLSKKVLSIIDKYAERGLRSLAVARQVVPEKTKESPGGPWEFVGLLPLFDPPRHDSAETIRRALNLGVNVKMITGDQLAIGKETGRRLGMGTNMYPSSALLGTHKDANLASIPVEELIEKADGFAGVFPEHKYEIVKKLQELKHIVGMTGDGVNDAPALKKADIGIAVADATDAARGASDIVLTEPGLSVIISAVLTSRAIFQRMKNYTIYAVSITIRIVFGFMLIALIWKFDFSAFMVLIIAILNDGTIMTISKDRVKPSPTPDSWKLKEIFATGVVLGGYQAMMTVIFFLAAHKTDFFSDTFGVRSIRNNNNELMGAVYLQVSIISQALIFVTRSRSWSFVERPGALLMVAFLIAQLVATLIAVYANWEFAKVRGIGWGWAGVIWLYSIVTYFPQDIFKFAIRYILSGKAWLNLFENKTAFTMKKDYGKEEREAQWALAQRTLHGLQPKEAVNIFPEKGSYRELSEIAEQAKRRAEIARLRELHTLKGHVESVVKLKGLDIETPGHYTV; this is encoded by the exons CATGTACCCTATCCAGCGACTAAAGTACAGAGATGGGATTGATAACCTCTTGGTCCTGTTGATTGGTGGTAT CCCTATTGCTATGCCTACTGTCTTGTCTGTCACCATGGCTATTGGCTCTCACAGGCTCTCTCAGCAAGGTGCCATCACCAAGCGTATGACTGCCATTGAAGAAATGGCGGGGATGGATGTTCTGTGCAGTGACAAAACCGGGACGCTGACTCTAAATAAACTGAGTGTGGATAAAAACTTAGTTGAGGTTTTCTGCAAGGGTGTGGAGAAAGATCAGGTTCTGTTGTTTGCAGCTATGGCTTCAAGGATTGAGAACCAGGATGCCATTGATGCAGCCATGGTTGGGATGCTTGCTGATCCAAAGGAGGCTAGAGCTGGCATCAGAGAGGTTCACTTCCTTCCGTTTAACCCTGTGGATAAGAGAACTGCTTTGACTTACATAGACTCAAGTGGTAGCTGGCATAGAGTCAGTAAAGGTGCTCCTGAGCAGATCCTTGAGCTTGCCAAAGCCAACAGTGATCTTAGTAAGAAGGTGCTCTCTATCATCGACAAGTATGCTGAGCGTGGTCTAAGGTCTTTGGCTGTTGCTCGTCAGGTGGTGCCTGAGAAAACAAAGGAAAGTCCAGGTGGACCATGGGAGTTTGTTGGTTTGTTGCCACTCTTTGATCCACCAAGACATGACAGTGCTGAAACAATTAGAAGGGCTTTGAATCTTGGTGTTAATGTCAAGATGATCACTG GTGATCAGCTTGCTATTGGTAAAGAAACTGGTCGGAGACTCGGAATGGGAACAAACATGTATCCATCTTCAGCTCTTCTCGGTACTCACAAGGACGCAAACCTTGCATCCATTCCTGTTGAGGAGTTAATAGAAAAAGCTGATGGTTTCGCTGGAGTCTTCCCAGAGCACAAGTACGAGATTGTGAAGAAGTTACAAGAGCTGAAACATATCGTTGGGATGACTGGTGATGGTGTGAATGATGCTCCTGCTTTAAAGAAAGCTGATATTGGTATAGCTGTGGCTGATGCTACTGATGCAGCTCGTGGCGCTTCGGATATAGTTCTCACTGAGCCTGGACTTAGTGTTATCATCAGTGCCGTTCTCACCAGCAGAGCTATATTCCAGAGAATGAAGAACTACACTATTTACGCAGTCTCAATCACAATCCGGATTGTGTTTGGTTTCATGCTTATTGCTCTGATATGGAAGTTTGACTTCTCAGCGTTCATGGTTCTGATCATTGCCATTCTTAACGATGGTACCATCATGACAATCTCAAAGGACAGAGTCAAGCCATCTCCCACGCCTGATAGCTGGAAACTTAAAGAGATTTTTGCAACTGGAGTTGTCCTTGGTGGTTACCAAGCCATGATGACTGTTATTTTCTTCTTGGCGGCACACAAGACTGACTTTTTCTCG GACACGTTTGGTGTGAGGTCCATTAGGAACAATAACAACGAGCTAATGGGTGCAGTGTACCTGCAAGTTAGTATCATTAGTCAGGCTTTGATCTTCGTCACAAGATCAAGGAGTTGGTCATTTGTTGAACGTCCTGGGGCGTTACTGATGGTTGCTTTCCTCATTGCACAACTT GTTGCTACTTTGATTGCGGTTTACGCTAACTGGGAGTTTGCAAAGGTTAGAGGTATTGGATGGGGATGGGCTGGAGTGATCTGGCTATACAGTATTGTAACATACTTCCCACAAGACATTTTCAAGTTTGCCATTAGATACATCTTGAGCGGTAAGGCTTGGCTCAACTTGTTTGAGAACAAGACGGCTTTCACAATGAAGAAAGATTATGGAAAAGAAGAGAGGGAGGCTCAATGGGCACTTGCTCAGAGGACACTTCACGGTTTGCAGCCAAAAGAAGCTGTTAACATCTTCCCTGAGAAAGGAAGTTACAGAGAATTGTCTGAGATTGCAGAGCAGGCTAAGAGAAGAGCTGAGATTGCTAG GCTTAGGGAGCTGCACACACTCAAGGGACATGTGGAATCAGTGGTGAAGCTAAAGGGCTTGGACATTGAAACTCCAGGACACTACACTGTCTAA
- the LOC106333711 gene encoding uncharacterized protein At4g30180-like — protein MERQIMNNKKRLFSVEPTELSPSEVFTRKYTSHLVPALKKLNMDKSPSPINQLTVKHEVDKALALSAQEFAWSGFLLQKLSSSNNPTTTTSSSSNGARILEGACKEDEDGEIEEKLSELRKLLPGGEEMNVEEMLSEIGNYIKCLELQTIALKSIVQDTT, from the coding sequence ATGGAGAGGCAAATCATGAACAACAAGAAACGACTATTCTCTGTTGAACCAACCGAACTATCCCCTAGTGAAGTTTTCACAAGGAAATACACAAGCCACTTAGTTCCTGCACTCAAGAAGCTCAACATGGACAAGAGCCCTTCACCAATCAACCAACTAACCGTGAAGCATGAAGTAGACAAGGCTTTGGCTTTGTCTGCTCAAGAATTTGCATGGAGCGGTTTCTTGCTACAGAAGCTATCCTCCTCGAACAATCCAACCACTACTACAAGTTCTTCTTCCAATGGAGCTCGTATTCTAGAAGGAGCCTGTAAAGAAGACGAAGATGGAGAGATAGAGGAGAAACTGAGTGAACTACGGAAGCTTTTGCCAGGTGGAGAAGAGATGAATGTGGAAGAAATGTTGAGTGAGATTGGCAATTACATTAAATGTCTTGAGTTACAGACGATTGCTCTTAAGTCGATTGTTCAAGATACTACTTGA